The DNA sequence TCGGTTGCCGCGAGGCCCGCGGCGTACCCGCCGACGACGAGCAGCCCGAGGGTGAGGACAGGCACGTCCGGACCAAGGGCAAGGGCCGGCAGGCTGCCGGCGGCCACGAGCTGGACCAACCGGCGCGGCCGGCGAAGGAGGAGCATCGCGTCGGAGGTCACGAGGGCTGCGTGCGGGGCCCAGCGCCGCGGGATCCGCGCCACCAGGCGCAGCCGGGCCGAGCGGCGAGCCGCCGGCTCGGTCACCGCGGCGAGCGCCCGGCCCAGCCCGCGGGTGTCGAGGGAGAGCACCGACCCCAGGGCCTCCGCCGAGGTCCGGCCACGCTCGCGCACGACGGATCCGCGGACCTGCCCCAGCCGGAGGTCGAGCACGACGGCGAGCGTCGTGGCGAGGGCCACCGCGGCGAACGGCAGCATCACGGCAAGGGTCGGGACCGCGGCGCGCGACGCCCCGGCGGCCGGGTCGACGCTGATCGCGTCCATGACCCGGGCCGGCCACCCCCACCACAGCCCGGCGAGACCGGCGAGGGGTACGGCGGCCAGGGCCGCGTCCGCCGCGCGCCGGGTCCGGCCGTGCACGCCGGCCGAGACCTGCGTCAGTCCCACCGCGAGGACCAGCGCCGCGGCGCCCGCTCCCCCGGTGACGGCGGCCCCGGCGAGGGCGGCAGCGCCGGGTGACGGCACCAGCACGAGTGTCGCGAGGACGGCGACCACCGCCCCGGGCAGGGCCGAGACGACGGGCCAGCGCCGTGCGGCCGGGCGCAGCAGGCCGCGCCGGTCCACCGGCAGGGGCAGCCACCACGTCGCCTCGTGGCCGGGCAGCGAGACCGGTCCCAGCCGTGCCGCGAGACCGACGAGCGCGGGCGCCCCCGCGGCCAGGACGAGCACGGCCAGCCACCGAGCGGCGGTCACCGAGGCGTCGTCGAGGAGGCTCCCACCCAGGTCGCGGCCCAGCCGGGCCGCGAGTGCGAACGCCATGGCGGTGTACATGAGAACGATGAAGCCGCCGAGGTAGACGTCGTAGAGGAGGTCGCCGAGCCGGCTCTCGGCGCGCTGGAGGCTGCGCCGGCGGGACCACCGCCGCACCGCACGGCCCGTCGGTGGTGCCGGCCGGACCCGGAGGACCTCGTTGCCCTGCCTCACAGCGCGGCGATGGCGGCCGCGCCCTCGGCGGCCGTGACCAGCCGCGAACGCTCCTCCCCCAGGACGAGGACGGCGGTCGCGGCGCCGGCGACGACGGCGGGGTCGTGGGTGGCGAGAAGGACCGCACCACCGGCCTCGCGCTCCTCGACGAGCCGCCCGACCAGCCGGTCCCGCATCCCGGCGTCCAGGCGCTGCTCGGGCTCGTCGAGGACGAGGAGCGACCGGGGTCGAGCGAACGCCGCTGCCAGGAGGAGGCGGCGGCACTGTCCGGATGACAGCGCCGCGGGCAGGGCGTCGGCCCGGGCGGTGAGGCCGAGCTCGTCCACCAGGCGGTCGACGACGTCGGCGGCGTCGGGGACGCCGTGCCCGAGGCAGGTCAGCAGGAGGTGCTCGCGCGCCGTCAACGCGGGGAAGAACACCTCGTCACCGAGGCACTGCGCGACCGCGGCCCGCTGGGCGCCGGACCGCTCGTCCACCGGTGCACCCAGGAGGTGCACCTCCCCGCGGATCGGCTCGAGCGAGCCGACGACGGTGCGCAGCAGGGTCGACTTGCCGGTCCCGTTCGCACCCACGACGGCGAGCACCTCGCCGGCACGGACGCGAAGGTCCACGGGCGGGCAGACCGGCACGGTGTACCCGACCACCAGCCGCGACGCCTCGACGGCGGAGAAATCGGACACCTCTCGATGCTACCGATCCCCTCGCCGTCGGGCCGTACAGCGCTCAGGCGGTCTGGCCCTCGTGCTCGCCCTCGGCGAGCTCCTCGACCAGCTTGTCGTTGAACGCGGGCAGGTCCTTCGGCGTCCGGCTGCTCACGAGACCGGCGTCGACGACGACCTCCTCGTCGACCCAGGTCGCCCCCGCGTTGCGCAGGTCGGTCTTGAGGCTCGGGTAGGACGTGACCGTGCGCCCGTTGAGGACGTCCGCGTCGGCCATGATCCAGCCGCCGTGGCAGATGACGCCCACCGGCTTGTGCTGCTCGAAGAACGCCCGGACCAGGGCGACGGCGTCGGCGTCCATCCGGAGCTTGTCGCCGTTGGCGACGCCCCCGGGCAGGACGAGACCGTCGAAGTCGTCGGCCTTCGCGCTGCCGACGGCGAGGTCGACGCTCGCCTCGTGGCCCTTCTTGCCGGTGATCGTGCCGGACTCCGGCGAGACCAGCACCGCCTCGGCGCCCGCGGAGGTCACGGCCTCCCAGGGTGAGGTCAGCTCGGAGTCCTCGAACCCGTTGGTCAGCAGGAAAGCGACGCGCTTGCCGGACAGCTCAGCCATGCTCTTCTCCTTCTCTCGTGCGGTACGCCTCGACGTTACGAGCCGCGCGGCGACCTCGCGCGTCGAGGCGCTCGTCGCGGCGTCCGGCGCCGACGTGCCGCGCCGGGAGGTCCGCCCGGTGGCGGCGCGCGAGAATGGCCCGATGCCCAGACCTGCCGACGACGCCCGCTGCCCGTGCCTGTCCGGCCTGGTCCACGCCGACTGCTGCGGGCCGCTCCACGCCGGGATCGCCGCCGGCGGTCCGTACGCACCGACCGCGGAGGCGCTCATGCGCTCGCGGTACAGCGCGTTCGCCGTCGGCGACGCCCCCTACCTGCTCGCGACGTGGCACCCCTCGACCCGCCCGGACCACCTGAAGCTGGACGACGACGTCGAGTGGCGCCGCCTCGACGTCGTGCGGACGTCGGCGGGCGGCCCGTTCGACGACGCCGGCGTCGTGGAGTTCGTGGCCCACCACCGCGGCACGGACGGGCGCGGCCGGCTGCACGAGGTGAGCCGGTTCGTCCGGGAGGGCGGACGCTGGTTCTACGTCGCCGGCGATCGCGTCAGCTGATCCGACCGCGACCCGCACCACCGACCGCAACCGGCACCACCGACGACCTCCGCCCCGCGCAGGTGACCGCCGCGCCCGGAACGAGCCCGCGCCGGCCCGCTCAGTCTCAGGCGAGCTGGACCGTGGTCAGGCAGGTGGGGTCCTCCGCGCCGGTGCCGATGGCGGTCTCGGCCGTCTTGCCGTCGTAGGAGACCGTCAGGGTCGCCTCGATGTCCCGCGGCAGCCAGAAGCCGGTGAACCCGTTGTCGAAGGTGGTCACCGTCTCGTCCACGAGGACGTCGCCGGTGGCGTCGTCCACGATGCTCACCTGCACCTCCTCGCCGCCGAGCTCGCCCTTGCAGGTGGTGAGGGAGTGGTAGAAGCACTCGTGCGTCTGGTCGACGTACGGGGCGACGGAGAGGTAGAACCGGTCGTCGGGCAGGTCGACGGCGACCTCCTGGTCGGCGTCGGTCAGGACCAGCTGGTCCACGCGCACCGACGCCATGAGCTCGGTCGAGCGCTCGGTCAGCGCCACCCGGTCGAGCTCGTCGACGATCGCCGCGGCGTCGAGGTCCGCCAGGTCGTGCTCGGCGAGCAGCGCCTCGACGTCGGCCGCCGGCGCCCCAGCGGTGGCGGCGGCCGTCGCGGGCGGTGTGGGCTCCTCGGCCGCGCCGGCACACCCGGCGAGCAGCACCAGCGCCCCGGCAGCGGCCGCAACGAGTCGTTTCATGGTTGTCTCTCCGATCCGCCCGAAGGGCGCAAATGCCGACCTTTCCGGCAAGCCTGCCATCGACCCCGCCGCGCCATCTGGGTCCAAGGGCTCATCCGCGGTCCGTGCGTCCACAGGCGCGCAGTGCGGGCTCCCGGTCCGCGCCCATCCTCGACGATGATGACGCTCATGAGCGAATTCGCGGGGTTCCCGCTGTGGGGGGCGCAGTTCTACGCCGAGCTCGAGCGCCACAACTCGCGAGAGTTCTGGGCCGGGCACAAGGAACGGTGGGAGAGGGAGGTCCGCGACCCGATGCGCGCGCTGGTCGCCGCGCTCGAGCCGGAGTTCGGCCCCGCGACGGTGTTCCGCCCGCACCGGGACGTACGGTTCAGCGTCGACAAGTCGCCGTACAAGACGCATCAGGGCGCGATCGCCGGGCCCGCCCGCGGGCTGGGGTACTACGTCCAGCTCGACGCCGACGGTCTCAGCGTCGGCGGCGGGTTCCGCGCCCACTCCCCCGCCCAGACCGACCGGTACCGCCGCGCGGTCGACGCCGACGACGACGGCGCGCTGCCGGCGATCGTCGCCACCCTCGAGGGCCAGGGGTACGAGGTGATGGGCGCGTCTCTCAAGACGCGGCCCCGCGGCTACCCGGCGGACCACCCTCGCATCGAGCTGCTGCGGCGCAAGGAGGTCATGGCGCTCAGGAACGTCGGCGTCCCGGCCTGGCTGCCGTCCGCCGACGCCCTCGACCACGTCCGCGCGATGTGGTCGCAGCTGCGTCCGCTCGCGCAGTGGGCGATCGAGCACGTGGGCCCCGCGGCGGACGAGGTGCCCGCCGGCCGGTAGCGCGGACGCCCCGTCCCGCCGCAGGCCCGCAGGAGCCGTCCCTGCTGCACGCCCGCAAGGGCCCTCCCGGGGGCTGCGGCCGGCCGGTCAGGCCCCCGCCGCCTCAGAACAGCGCCGGCTGAGCCGGCTCGACGGCGGGTGGCGGCGCCGCCTCCTGGCCCGTGCGGGTCCAGCGCCGTTGCGGGCGACTGTCGAACCCGTGCTTCCGGCGCACCCGGCCCGCCCGTTCACCGAGCCACGTGCGGTACTCCGTCGAGGCGTAGGAGCCCGAGCCGTACAGGCGCCGGTAGCCCGGGACCAGCTCGGGGTACGCACGGCCGAGCCAGGCGAGGAACCACTCACGCGCACCGGGGCGCAGGTGCAGGGCGCCGGTGGTGACATCGGCGGCCCCCGCGTCGGCGAGCGCGGCGAACAGCGCGTCGAGCTGGTCGTCGGAGTCGGTGAGCCACGGCAGGATCGGCATCGCGAGCACGGTGCACTCCAGGCCGGCGTCGGTCACCGCCCGGACGAGGTCCAGCCGCGCCTTCGGGGTGGGTGTCCCCGGCTCGACGCGCTGCTGGAGGTCGGGGTCGATGAGCGCCAGGGAGACCGCCACCGAGACCGGCACCGTCCGCGCGGCCTCGACCAGCAGCGGCAGGTCCCGCTTGAGCAGCGGTCCCTTCGTGAGGATGGAGAAGGGCGTGCCGGACTCCGCGAGCGCCGTGATGATCCCGGGCATCAGCCTGTAGCGGCCCTCGGCGCGCATGTACGGGTCGGAGTTCGTACCCAGGGCGACGTGCTCACGCTGCCACGAGGGCCGGGCGAGCTCCTTGCGGAGCACGCCGGCGACGTTGGTCTTCACGACGATCTGGGTGTCGAAGTCCTTGCCCGCGTCGAGGTCGAGGTACTCGTGGGTGCGCCGCGCGAAGCAGTACGTGCACCGGTGCAGGCAGCCCCGGGTGGGGTTGATGGTCCACGAGAACGGCACCTGGGAGGCGGCGGGCACCCGGTTGAGGGCGCTCCTGCACAGCACCTCGTGGAAGGTCACCCCGTCGAAGTCCGGCGTGCGGACGCTGCGGACGAGCCCGGCGAGCGGCACGAGCGCCGTCTCGTCCGCGACCTTCAGCTGGCGCGACTCCCATCTCATGACCCCCATTCGAACACACTTACGACACGACGTCGAGCACTCGCCGTCAGCCGGACAGGTCCAGCAGGTACCGGTGCCCGCACCGACGGTGACCGTCCCCTCGCCCACCGCCCCGGCGACGCGCTTGACCGACCCCGTCGGACGTCTCCCGCGGCGAAGACGCCGGGCAGGCTCGTCTCGACGGCGCCCCGCCCGAGGTCGCGGCCGGTGAGGACGTAGCC is a window from the Georgenia muralis genome containing:
- a CDS encoding DUF6297 family protein; the encoded protein is MRQGNEVLRVRPAPPTGRAVRRWSRRRSLQRAESRLGDLLYDVYLGGFIVLMYTAMAFALAARLGRDLGGSLLDDASVTAARWLAVLVLAAGAPALVGLAARLGPVSLPGHEATWWLPLPVDRRGLLRPAARRWPVVSALPGAVVAVLATLVLVPSPGAAALAGAAVTGGAGAAALVLAVGLTQVSAGVHGRTRRAADAALAAVPLAGLAGLWWGWPARVMDAISVDPAAGASRAAVPTLAVMLPFAAVALATTLAVVLDLRLGQVRGSVVRERGRTSAEALGSVLSLDTRGLGRALAAVTEPAARRSARLRLVARIPRRWAPHAALVTSDAMLLLRRPRRLVQLVAAGSLPALALGPDVPVLTLGLLVVGGYAAGLAATDGAREASAAPALDALLPLDQRQVHRLRLVVPTVVLVLWSAVAHALLAAAHTDGSWLVLGVLVAPVWSAAAVRAAYRPLPDFSGPLVHTPFGVVPPGLGAAFLMGPDVVAVGTLPLLAAVVGGSVTPGLLGAQGVLAVAALVLAGRQRPAPRNRPA
- a CDS encoding ABC transporter ATP-binding protein, with product MSDFSAVEASRLVVGYTVPVCPPVDLRVRAGEVLAVVGANGTGKSTLLRTVVGSLEPIRGEVHLLGAPVDERSGAQRAAVAQCLGDEVFFPALTAREHLLLTCLGHGVPDAADVVDRLVDELGLTARADALPAALSSGQCRRLLLAAAFARPRSLLVLDEPEQRLDAGMRDRLVGRLVEEREAGGAVLLATHDPAVVAGAATAVLVLGEERSRLVTAAEGAAAIAAL
- a CDS encoding type 1 glutamine amidotransferase domain-containing protein translates to MAELSGKRVAFLLTNGFEDSELTSPWEAVTSAGAEAVLVSPESGTITGKKGHEASVDLAVGSAKADDFDGLVLPGGVANGDKLRMDADAVALVRAFFEQHKPVGVICHGGWIMADADVLNGRTVTSYPSLKTDLRNAGATWVDEEVVVDAGLVSSRTPKDLPAFNDKLVEELAEGEHEGQTA
- a CDS encoding YchJ family protein, with amino-acid sequence MPRPADDARCPCLSGLVHADCCGPLHAGIAAGGPYAPTAEALMRSRYSAFAVGDAPYLLATWHPSTRPDHLKLDDDVEWRRLDVVRTSAGGPFDDAGVVEFVAHHRGTDGRGRLHEVSRFVREGGRWFYVAGDRVS
- a CDS encoding CueP family metal-binding protein; the protein is MKRLVAAAAGALVLLAGCAGAAEEPTPPATAAATAGAPAADVEALLAEHDLADLDAAAIVDELDRVALTERSTELMASVRVDQLVLTDADQEVAVDLPDDRFYLSVAPYVDQTHECFYHSLTTCKGELGGEEVQVSIVDDATGDVLVDETVTTFDNGFTGFWLPRDIEATLTVSYDGKTAETAIGTGAEDPTCLTTVQLA
- a CDS encoding DUF2461 domain-containing protein; its protein translation is MSEFAGFPLWGAQFYAELERHNSREFWAGHKERWEREVRDPMRALVAALEPEFGPATVFRPHRDVRFSVDKSPYKTHQGAIAGPARGLGYYVQLDADGLSVGGGFRAHSPAQTDRYRRAVDADDDGALPAIVATLEGQGYEVMGASLKTRPRGYPADHPRIELLRRKEVMALRNVGVPAWLPSADALDHVRAMWSQLRPLAQWAIEHVGPAADEVPAGR
- a CDS encoding Rv2578c family radical SAM protein is translated as MRWESRQLKVADETALVPLAGLVRSVRTPDFDGVTFHEVLCRSALNRVPAASQVPFSWTINPTRGCLHRCTYCFARRTHEYLDLDAGKDFDTQIVVKTNVAGVLRKELARPSWQREHVALGTNSDPYMRAEGRYRLMPGIITALAESGTPFSILTKGPLLKRDLPLLVEAARTVPVSVAVSLALIDPDLQQRVEPGTPTPKARLDLVRAVTDAGLECTVLAMPILPWLTDSDDQLDALFAALADAGAADVTTGALHLRPGAREWFLAWLGRAYPELVPGYRRLYGSGSYASTEYRTWLGERAGRVRRKHGFDSRPQRRWTRTGQEAAPPPAVEPAQPALF